The genomic window ACATGACACCTGATTCTGGAAGAATCTTCCagaaatgacaattttttttaagacCACGGATGTTAAAACATGAAGAAATTGTTTTGCGGCATGTAGGCCTATTTTGATCTTAACACCTTTAACcttatttattattctcaggttaggtaaagtaagtcgagtctataagcattttaaactacttacaatttggtcagaagactgtaatattgtaataataataatattgtaagcaatacctaatatttaatacattggtCAAATGTGTAGCAACAGACATCCAAAATCTTAACAAGGAGGCGGggtatttgcatttttttgatATAATACAACAAAATAGTCATTGAGAAAGAGTCTCATTTCCACTTCCGTTTTAGGCTGTTGTTTTTCTGATGCGAAATCGAAAGTAATTTTGAAGCAGACATTTACAGACAGGAAGATGAAGCCTAACGTgagtgtatttattattattattattattttgtcaaaGAACAGAACAAAAATCTACTAATATTAAATTGAATATTTCAGTTCATAGCAATTATGATTAGTAGTTACCATAATAATTCAGGATACTTTTACTCAAATCAGTTATTTTAGGATCATTTGAAAGTAATGAATTCAACCATTATTGTGAACTTGAAGTAATGATTAAACAACAAACAATTCAACAATTAATAAAGATTGGGTAAATATGATTGTAAGATATTAAACTTGAACAGAGAATATAACAGATTGTGTTCAGTCTCATTAAACAATCTGAAATTATTAAGACctttcagttattttacatGACAATATATTTGTaactcactttattttattcattatttttttctgttgtgtCTAACTCATCATTcttcattattttcatgttcttcATCTCTGTAAAATCTTGTCATTTCCAGGTCCTGCTGAACGATTGATTGTTTTCTCAAACCAGTGCTGATCAGAGGAGCGAGGAAAGGACTCTCTCTCTAAGATGAGTCTCTCAGAGAAACACAGGTAACACTGCATCTGTTTCACACCATCATTTTAAACTCTACTGGAGTTTtcctgtaaataaaaaaaatcttaattataaaactttttatatttgcaaatgcttttcACAACTTCAATTTTGAACTTCTTAAATTAAGCCCTGTTTGACAGTGCTTAATAGACAATATCACAgataataatttgttaattgTCTCTCTCttgaacattaaaggtgccctagattcaaaaattgaatttacctcggcatagttaaataacaagagttcagtacatggaaatgacatacagtgagtctcaaacaccattgtttcctccttcttaaaTCTTAATCGTAAATCTTGTTGATGCAAAACACcactgaaaaacaggcgaatctcaacataacatcgaCTGTGACGCagcagtcgggatcattaatatttaCACCCCCAACTTTTacataccagcccatgttcaaggcattagacaagccagtattaacatctggagctgcacagccgaatcatcagacgttatgcaggtattgtgaagcaagcaaggacaatagtgaataTGGCAGATGGATccataataactgacatgatccatgatatcacgtaaattgtctttaaatgtttcgttagcatgttgctaatgtactgttaagtgtggttaaagttaccattgtttcttactgtattcacagaccAGAGccatgttattttcatttttaaatgcatgtagtctgtataatttataaacccatcttcattttttataaatccacAATATAAAAACCATATTacgtgatctgatatgctgcatcatgAACAGTCTGTAAGagtttgagagttatattagctgtgtgaacttattctatagagacagagcgacacacgtcataatctgaaaaccacgcctATAGGGGGAAACAATCCAACAGTCTCCATTGACTTTACATAGCATGAGGCTGCCTCCATGTCATTTCTGgtttacaacaaaaaatagaatgtctaaaagctgctgtgtgacaaggtgtacagcaaacaagctaaaaaacccagaactaagtttttataagctgtcgaccccaaaaactaatgtttaaggacacaaaagtggatacaggcagtgagacagatcacaacgggtcatattactataagaactacactggaggggaacgtaatcggtgacaggtgaaataattctttgacatggttaaaaataatgaatggtttgtttatgtttgtttagcatatgttgtcacTGATTACATTCCCCTCCAGtgtatttcttatagtaatatgactaTAAGTCTCACTGCCtgtttgtgtccttaaacattagttttttggggtcgacagcttataaaaacttatttctgggttttttagcttgttagctgtacaccttgtcatacagcagcttttaggcattgttctgttttttgtaacaagtcagaaatgacacggaggcagcctcacgcaatagaaagtcaatggggactgttggattgttttcccctcctgtgggcgtggttttcagattatagtaaatgcgctctgtctctattgtTTATACAATGTTTAATGGGAGTCGTGAGGTCGGGGTCGGGGagcacaagcatttaaaggtgtaCATGCACTGAATCAGCACATTTTAATCcaaccccaaaataggcagttaaaacatggtataataaaaactctatggggtattttgagctgaaacttcacagacacattctgcagactccttagacttatattacattttgtgaaataGTGTTCTAGGACacatttaataaaaccaaatgTGAAATGACACAATGGTAATAGGTCGGAAGACTGAATCCATGTTTCTTGTGGCGCATTTGGAGATTTAAATGCTGAATTACCGCTGGGTGTGAGTTGCGCTTAAAAATTCTGCTGTTAACTATGGAAGCTTATGTGTAGCAATAATCACTTGAAATTCaatatcaagtcaagtcacctttatttatatagtgctttttacaatgcagattgtgtcaaaacATTGCATATATGGtatggaaaatgtaaatttaaatacagaaatgaatTGCCATTTTTACATATAAGCTTCCATAGTTAACACTCCAGTGTCTTCAACGTGgataacataaataaaacacGGGTTACGATGGTATTAATTCACGTTTCTTTCTTTAATCAGAAGTATCGGCATAACAGCATAGCTACCTAACTCACTCCTGTACAACTCACTTCTTCTCTCCTCTGTTTCCAAGCGTGCTCCGCCTTAAAgtaataaaatttaataaatttctaaccaatgtatataaaaatctaaatttctTCCCCCCTcccattttttaataaaaccatgaattaacaaactgaaataaaataatgaatttaaggtTATAGTTAGTAagaattagccttaataatccacagtaTTTTCAGGTTACTTATATTGTCTGTCATGTCTGTCAGccaccaccgaagaccatttttgacccaggaaagaCCCTGCATTAGGAAACAACTATACACTTAATTTAACTGAAGTATGCTAACAAAAATGTGCCACACAGACATTTCTGCTCTCCAtttctgttaattaaaaaaattgacattAGTAATAATAACTAGTATAACtagcagtaataataataactctcTTAAATTAGTCAAGtattttttaacatatttaatctCATTCATGTACATTAAAGAAATCATTAAACCAATGTGagtcagtaaaataaaataattgttaacTATAAAACTGTagattgtgtgagtgtgtgcatttCTGTGGACGATTAGATTAAGACACGGCTGTGTTTCAGACACAGTTCAACCTCCTTTGCTaaagtgtttttctctctgttgtttcaTCTGTGTCATTAGTGTAAGATCAGGATCACATGTGTCCAGCTCTGTGTCTCTGAAGAGTGACCGGTCAAAAGATAATGGACCAGTCTTCAGTGGAGAAAAACCATCATCTAATAAAAGGTATTTCATGTTTCTAATTTATGGTCACACATTGACTGTGTTAAAAAAGTTGTATCAGTGAATAACAATCATGAAACATTATTAGATCAAATATTTATTAGAGTATTCACAGATAATGTTTTATTTCCTTTTCTGTAGTGTTTTGCCTGGAAAATCagtattttatcttatttatttgattacagGCTTCAATATGAGACATTAGACTCAGACATTCAGACTCGCAGGaaatacaataattttaaaGACAATCTCCTGTGGATCTTCCAGGTaggaaaacacattttcataaatgtttagAAAAAGGTTAGCATGTTAGTCTTTTAAcaggatttttttctttattttaattattgaatAAATAGTGTTGaccaaatgtaaatgtacaattTGCAATTTggtttaaatagttttttgtccttttttttttacttttgtttttagGATCTTGAGTGCAAAATAATCACATTTCTGAAGGAAGAGCTGGAAAAGtttaagaaaatattacaaaatgagGACACAGAAAACTTTGTGAAGGACTTTAATGAGAAAAGATGCAGTATCAAAGCAGCAGCTCTTGATCTCACACTACATTACCTGAGAGAGATGAAGCAAGATGAAGCTGCTGATGCTCTAGAAGGTCAGAGACTCATGACCATCTGTCAGATTGTCACTTATTAATGTagactataaaactatatattaagagtaaaattatttattttttgttcctGTGTTTAGATGAGCTATTCTTCATTCATCAGCTAAAATGTGGCCTAAAGAAGAAGTATCAACATGTGTTTGAAGGAATGGCAAAGCATGGTGACTCCATACTCCTGAATAACATCTACACAGATCTCTTTATCACTCAGGGTGGCAGTGAACAGGTCAATACTGAACATGAGGTCAGACAGATTGAAGTTGCTTCCAGGCGTCATGAATCTCAAGAGATTCAGGTTAAATGCACAAATATGTTTGAAGCTTCTGAACAAGATGAGGAGATCCGAACTGTACTGACAAAAGGAGTCGCTGGCATCGGAAAATCAGTCTCTGTGCAAAAGTTTGTtctggactgggctgaaggaaaagaaaatcaaGATATCAGTTTCATATTTCCTCTTCCATTCAGAGAGATGAACTTAAAGGAGAAAGAAAAGCTAAGTTTGATGGACCTTATAACTCATTTTTTCCCAGAGACAAAAGGACTGAACCTTACAAGAAGGAATCGATTCAAAGTCCTGTTCATCCTTGATGGATTGGACGAATGTCGCCTTCCTCTGAAGTTTGATTGTAATGAGACGTGGTGTAATGTATCGTCACCAGCCTCTCTGGATGTTCTCCTAACGAACCTCATGAAGGGAAATCTGCTTccttctgctctcatctggatcaccaccAGACCAGCAGCTGCCAGTAAGATTCCTCCTGACTGTATCGACCGGCTGACAGAGATACGAGGATTCAGTGATGCACAAAAGGAAGAGTACTTCAGAAAAAGATTCACAGATCAGAATCAGGCCAACACAATCATTGATCATGTTAAAAAATCAAAGAGTCTCTTTatcatgtgccacatcccaATCTTCTGCTGGATTTCAGCCACTGTTCTCCAGAACATTCTGGAGGAGAAAAGAAATAATGATGTGAAAAACAATCAGGCTGATGAGATCTCTAAAACACTACAGGAATCAAATACTGAAGACACTCCCAAGACTCTGacacaaatgtacacacactttcTCCGATTTCAGATCCAGCAGAGCCGCCGAAAATATGATGGAGAATATGCAGCAGATGTTTCCTGGGATAAAGACACCATCCTTTCACTGGGGAAACTGGCATTTCATCAACTGGAAAGAAACAATGTGATCTTTTATGACACAGACCTGGAAGCCTGTGGGAT from Megalobrama amblycephala isolate DHTTF-2021 linkage group LG17, ASM1881202v1, whole genome shotgun sequence includes these protein-coding regions:
- the LOC125250295 gene encoding NACHT, LRR and PYD domains-containing protein 12-like isoform X2; amino-acid sequence: MSLSEKHSVRSGSHVSSSVSLKSDRSKDNGPVFSGEKPSSNKRLQYETLDSDIQTRRKYNNFKDNLLWIFQDLECKIITFLKEELEKFKKILQNEDTENFVKDFNEKRCSIKAAALDLTLHYLREMKQDEAADALEDELFFIHQLKCGLKKKYQHVFEGMAKHGDSILLNNIYTDLFITQGGSEQVNTEHEVRQIEVASRRHESQEIQVKCTNMFEASEQDEEIRTVLTKGVAGIGKSVSVQKFVLDWAEGKENQDISFIFPLPFREMNLKEKEKLSLMDLITHFFPETKGLNLTRRNRFKVLFILDGLDECRLPLKFDCNETWCNVSSPASLDVLLTNLMKGNLLPSALIWITTRPAAASKIPPDCIDRLTEIRGFSDAQKEEYFRKRFTDQNQANTIIDHVKKSKSLFIMCHIPIFCWISATVLQNILEEKRNNDVKNNQADEISKTLQESNTEDTPKTLTQMYTHFLRFQIQQSRRKYDGEYAADVSWDKDTILSLGKLAFHQLERNNVIFYDTDLEACGIDVYKASVYSGMCTQIFEETEIILGTMYCFVHLSIQEFIAALYANLFLDINKKSVFVHESTEQENKNETMIDFLKTAVDEALKSDNGHLDLFLRFLLGLSLQSNRRLLRGLLTQQDNSDQSNKDIVQYIKQKLEGNLSAERSINLFYCLNELNDQTLVKEIQTHLSKGSLSSGDLSPAQWSALVFVLLTSDEELEEFELQKFKKSDECVIRLSAVIRTSRRALLNDCYLTDKMNNNNLQDSGVKLLCTGLKNLNCKLEILRLSNCSVTEEGYKALASALRSNPSHLIELDLTGNDPGQSGVKELNDLLQDPNCQLKTLRFLSAAADEACQYVERVVGKNPLLLRELNLIGHELGDTRVNQIAALLQDKHCRLNTLILSDSSITEKQCVILTSALKSNPSHLRELNLSGNKVENAGVKHLCDVLKDSHCKLERLSLQYCGITDVSSLTQSLTNSKALQFLKHLDLSFNKIGDSKQWLSDVLRDSNCKLSIYDQSPNVSEQVKSPNTSDGCSIS